In Streptomyces sp. NBC_00341, the DNA window GCCTGGATCACGCCATGTGGTTCCACCGTCCGTTCCGGGCCGACGAGTGGTTCCTGTACGACCAGGAGTCACCTATCGCGACGGGCGGGCGAGGGCTGGCGCGCGGCCGGATCTATGACCGCGAGGGGAATCTGCTGGTGTCCGTGGTGCAGGAGGGACTGTTCCGGCGGCTGGGCGAGCAACCCTCCTGACGACCGGGGCCGCCGGGCCCGACCGGGGCGGGGCTCAGGTGCCGGGCAGCGGGTCCTGTTCGACCTCGTGCCGGCGGGTGCGGATGTCCGGGGGCGCCGGGTGCAGTTTGGCGTCGCAGGCGGGGCCGAGTCCGGTGCGGCGCGAGGCCGTGCCGGTGAGCGGGCGTCCGCACAGCCGGCAGCGCACGGTACGGCGGACCGCAGCCTGGCCGGCCTCCGGCAGCGGTTCGGTACCGGATCCGGGGAAGGGTTCGGGAGTCTCCACCCGTCGATCCTCTCAAGCCCCCGGGCTACTCTGCGACTTCCCGACCCCGCACGCCGAGGAGTCCGCAGGTGACCAGCGTCCTGACACTGGAGTCCGTCCCCCGGGACAAGAAGGCGGAGAAGGCGGAGAAGGCGGCCGCACCGGGTACGGTCCGCCCCGTCGGGCACTTCGTCACCCTCACCGACACACCAGAGGGCTCCTCACGGCCGGTCGCGCACGTGGAGCGCGAACTGCCGCCGGACGGCATACCCGCGTACCTCGCGGCCCGCAAGGAGGGAATCCGCTCCTTCGTCCTGTGGGCGGAGCCGGAGCGCCGCTCCCGGCTGGCCACGCTCGTCACCGTCTCGACGGCGGAGGGTGTGTCGACGTACGAGGTCCGGGACGAGCAGGGCGCTCCCATCGGGACGATCCTCCGCGAGAAGGCCCTGTACGGCCGTGGCCTGCGCACCCGCTGGACGGTCACCCAGCCCGGCTGCCCCGAGGCCGTCGGGTACAAGGGCCGGATCTTCTGGTGGTACGTGTGGTGGCTGGTGTTCCCCGTCCAGGTCGCCATCGGCGTGGGCAGCGTCCTGGCCGGCGGCGGCGATGTGGCCCGCGGTCCCCGGCGCGTCATCTGGCGGGCGGGCGGGGAGGTCCCGCTGGAGTTCCGGTCGGACGGCGACGAGGTCCATGTGCACGCGCCCTGGGTCGACCGGCGGCTGGCGGCGGCTCTGGCGGCGCTGATCCGCTCCTTCGACAGCTGGATGGGCACGCCCTGGGACGACAAGCGGGAGTGAGCGTCGCGGGGCGCGGTGCACGGATCCGGTGCCGTCCCGAAGGCGGGTCCCGGCCCTGGTTCCGTTAGCCCGTCCGGCGGACAGCGGGGGACTCGGCCGGGCCCCGGCGCGAGCCCTTCCCCCTCTGTCGTTCCACGCCACGGAGGGTGGTCGCGCGCGGTGATCCACGGGGCGGACGCGCCGGCCCGGCGCTCTCACCGCAGGAGGCGCGGTCATGACGGACGATCAGGTGTTCCTCGGCCTGGGACTGATTGTGGTGCTGGCTGTCGGCTCCCAGCTGCTGGCGGGCCGGCTGCGGGTGCCGGCCCTGCTCGTCCTGCTGCCGGTCGGCTTCACCGCCGGCGCGCTGACGGACGACATCGATCCCCAACGGCTGCTCGGCACCGCCTTCTCGCCGCTGGTGTCGCTGGCCGTGGCGGTGATCCTCTACGACGCCGGACTCGGGCTGGATGTCAGCAGGCTCAAGGGCCACAACCGCCGTGTCGTGGTCCGGCTCATCTGGATCGGGACGGTGCTCACCGTGGTGTCGGCCGCGCTGTTCGCCGTGCCGGTACTCGACATGTCGATGTCCGGATCCGTGATGCTCGCGTCGATCCTGGTCGTCTCCGGCCCGACCGTCGTCGGGCCGCTGCTCAACTTCGTCCGGCCCAGCGAGCGGTTGCAGCGCGTGCTGATCTGGGAGGGGTCCCTGATCGATCCGGTCGGCGGGATCCTGGGGGCGCTGGTCTTCCACGGGGTGCTCGCGGGCGACCGGCCGGGGTTCGGCCGTCAGCTGGGGCAGTTCGCGGCCAGCGCGGCGGTGGGCGTGGCCGGCGGTGCGGTCGGGGCGTGCCTGCTGTGGCTGCTGCTGAGCCGGGTGCGGCTGAGTGAGGAGCTGGGTACGTCGGTGCAGTTCGCCGCGGTGATCGGCGTGGCGGCGGCGTGCGACGCGCTGCGCGACGACACGGGGCTGATCTCCGCCGTCGTCATGGGGATGGCCGTCGCCAACCTGCCGGGCCCGGACGTACCGGTGCGGAGGCCCTTCTTCGACACACTGGTCTCGCTCACCATCGGTCTGCTCTTCATCTCCATCTCGGCCACGGTCACTCCCGCCTCCCTGCGGCACGTGGTGCTGCCGTCGCTGGCGCTGGTCGCGCTGCTGGTCCTGGTGACCAGACCCCTGGTGGCCCACCTCGCGACGCTCGGAACCGATGTGCCGCGCGGGGAAAGGTGGTTCATCGGCTGGATGGCCCCCCGGGGCATCGTCGCGGCGGCCACCGCCTCCACGTTCTCCGCGACCCTGGCCGACAAGGGCGTCGGCGGCGCGGAACGCATCCTGCCGGCCACCTTCGTGGTGATCGTCGCCACGGTCACGCTGTACGGCCTGACGGCGTTCCCGGTGGCCCGGCGGCTGCGGGTGCTGCGCCCGGCGAGGTCCAGGCCGCTGCTGGTGGGCGGCGCCCCGTGGACGGTCGACCTGGCGTGCGCGCTGCGCTCCGCGGGGCCGGACGTACTGATGTGGGCGGGCGCCGCCCCCGAGCGGGCGCGGATCGAGGAGGCGGGGCTGAAGCTGGCCCCCGGTGAGCTGCTCGCCTCCGCCACCGGCGCCGGGGCGGAGCTGGAGGGGATCAGCGGGGTGCTGCTGCTGACCGGTGAGGACGACTTCAACGCGCTCGCGTCGATGACGCTCCGGGAGACCTTCGAGGGCCCGGTCCACCGGCTCCGGCCGCCGTCCGCGAGTCACGGGGTGGTGGCCCCGTACACGGGTGGTGAGTCGCTGTTCGGTCCGGGACTCACCGGTCCCGAACTGGCCCGCAGGTACGAGGGCGGGGCGCGGGTGGTCAACCGGCCCTTCGACGGTGAGATCCCGGCCGGCGACGAGCTGCTGTTCGTGGTGAGCGCGGCCGGCCGGCTCACC includes these proteins:
- a CDS encoding sodium:proton antiporter, with translation MTDDQVFLGLGLIVVLAVGSQLLAGRLRVPALLVLLPVGFTAGALTDDIDPQRLLGTAFSPLVSLAVAVILYDAGLGLDVSRLKGHNRRVVVRLIWIGTVLTVVSAALFAVPVLDMSMSGSVMLASILVVSGPTVVGPLLNFVRPSERLQRVLIWEGSLIDPVGGILGALVFHGVLAGDRPGFGRQLGQFAASAAVGVAGGAVGACLLWLLLSRVRLSEELGTSVQFAAVIGVAAACDALRDDTGLISAVVMGMAVANLPGPDVPVRRPFFDTLVSLTIGLLFISISATVTPASLRHVVLPSLALVALLVLVTRPLVAHLATLGTDVPRGERWFIGWMAPRGIVAAATASTFSATLADKGVGGAERILPATFVVIVATVTLYGLTAFPVARRLRVLRPARSRPLLVGGAPWTVDLACALRSAGPDVLMWAGAAPERARIEEAGLKLAPGELLASATGAGAELEGISGVLLLTGEDDFNALASMTLRETFEGPVHRLRPPSASHGVVAPYTGGESLFGPGLTGPELARRYEGGARVVNRPFDGEIPAGDELLFVVSAAGRLTPVTGSGTAAPEQGDTLVLLSPPSRP
- a CDS encoding DUF6011 domain-containing protein, which gives rise to METPEPFPGSGTEPLPEAGQAAVRRTVRCRLCGRPLTGTASRRTGLGPACDAKLHPAPPDIRTRRHEVEQDPLPGT